In one window of Polynucleobacter sp. AM-7D1 DNA:
- a CDS encoding pirin family protein has translation MLALRKSQERGYADHGWLKSFHSFSFAGYHDPQFMGWGNLRVINEDRVAAGMGFGKHSHRNMEIISYVLSGELAHEDSMGNVKGIPPGDVQRMSAGTGVTHSEFNHAKDQTTHFLQIWIQPNIMEIQPSYEQKSIPISDKQGKLCLIASPDGEDNAVKIHADAKIYAGLFDGSESHKLELDTKRKAYAHLVKGSLEVNGISLSTGDALLIENESSLIISNGKDAEVIIFDLSH, from the coding sequence ATGTTAGCCCTCAGAAAATCCCAAGAACGTGGCTATGCAGACCATGGATGGCTTAAAAGCTTTCATTCCTTCTCTTTTGCTGGCTACCATGACCCTCAATTTATGGGCTGGGGCAATTTAAGAGTAATTAACGAGGATCGAGTAGCGGCAGGTATGGGTTTTGGTAAGCATAGCCACCGCAATATGGAAATCATCAGCTATGTTTTATCTGGTGAATTAGCTCACGAAGACAGCATGGGGAACGTGAAGGGGATACCACCTGGCGATGTTCAACGCATGAGTGCCGGAACTGGGGTTACTCACAGTGAATTCAATCACGCTAAAGATCAGACTACCCACTTCCTGCAAATTTGGATTCAACCAAATATCATGGAAATTCAGCCAAGTTACGAGCAAAAATCTATCCCTATCTCGGACAAGCAAGGCAAGCTTTGCTTAATAGCATCCCCTGATGGCGAGGATAACGCGGTCAAAATTCATGCTGATGCCAAAATATATGCAGGCTTATTTGATGGATCCGAATCTCACAAATTAGAGCTCGATACAAAACGTAAAGCCTACGCTCACCTTGTGAAAGGTTCTTTAGAGGTCAATGGCATATCCCTTTCTACTGGTGACGCACTATTGATAGAAAACGAGAGTAGTCTAATCATCAGCAATGGCAAAGATGCTGAAGTCATTATCTTTGACCTGAGTCATTAA
- a CDS encoding TAXI family TRAP transporter solute-binding subunit codes for MGSIKQDIKETYLGIYETAQEKWNDFTQFLAEAWPILAVLFLGLIAIWLYADPPPPRHVIMATGQPGGSYDVLGKKYAAFFEKKGITLELLPTKGAEENIAHLVDRKDPVQAAFVQAGAFNPHSVKGVQSLGTISYDPIWLFYRGPKVDTTNYMEVKARSHYFLSSRISVGEKGSGTHAQAMQILKVNGFEEGVNFLYLSGSKSVEALQKGEIDAAFIVDAYEAPNVQTLLKDPSLHLSAFPRAEAYSRLYPYMQILSVPTGGFSLERNFPSRDIKLMASTTNLLIDDRMHPALQFLFLEAAREINGKSTFFSSHGEFPSFKHTGLSESPVALHYEKNGSPLLMTYLPFWLAELVNRLIFVLLPFCALAYPVLLTLPGYRNKRMRRKIDQMYGVLKTYEQELTINFKPDTKDEYLKKLDLLEYQALQLKVSKSMSGDYYALRTSIDYVRNCLNRGVQPYQLQGDESSI; via the coding sequence ATGGGAAGTATCAAACAAGACATTAAAGAAACCTATTTAGGTATCTATGAGACTGCCCAAGAAAAGTGGAACGATTTCACTCAATTCTTGGCTGAGGCATGGCCCATCTTAGCGGTCCTATTTTTAGGATTAATTGCAATTTGGCTTTATGCAGACCCGCCACCACCGAGGCATGTGATTATGGCAACTGGTCAGCCCGGTGGATCCTACGATGTATTGGGTAAGAAATACGCAGCTTTTTTTGAGAAAAAAGGCATTACCCTTGAACTGCTTCCGACCAAAGGTGCCGAAGAAAATATAGCTCATTTAGTTGATCGTAAAGATCCGGTGCAAGCAGCTTTTGTGCAAGCGGGTGCATTTAATCCCCACTCCGTTAAAGGAGTGCAATCGCTAGGTACCATTTCTTATGACCCGATCTGGTTGTTCTATCGAGGTCCTAAGGTGGACACGACTAACTATATGGAGGTGAAAGCGCGATCACATTACTTTCTGAGCTCCAGAATTTCGGTGGGCGAAAAAGGTAGTGGCACACATGCGCAAGCAATGCAAATTCTGAAGGTGAATGGATTTGAAGAGGGCGTCAACTTTCTATATCTCTCGGGATCAAAATCAGTTGAAGCTTTGCAAAAAGGGGAGATTGATGCTGCATTTATTGTGGATGCCTATGAAGCTCCTAACGTACAGACTCTCTTAAAAGATCCTAGCTTGCATTTATCTGCATTCCCCAGAGCAGAGGCATATTCGCGTTTGTATCCTTATATGCAAATTCTCAGCGTTCCAACTGGTGGATTTAGTTTAGAGCGCAATTTCCCATCTAGGGACATTAAATTAATGGCCTCAACTACCAATTTACTTATTGATGACAGAATGCATCCAGCTTTGCAGTTTTTATTCCTAGAGGCTGCACGCGAGATCAACGGAAAATCCACGTTCTTTTCGAGCCATGGTGAATTCCCCTCGTTTAAACATACCGGTCTATCTGAGAGTCCTGTGGCTTTGCATTATGAAAAAAATGGCTCACCATTGCTGATGACCTATTTGCCATTTTGGTTGGCTGAGTTAGTAAATCGTTTGATATTTGTACTGCTGCCATTTTGTGCTTTGGCATATCCAGTATTGCTGACCTTGCCTGGATATCGCAATAAGCGTATGCGCCGAAAGATCGACCAGATGTATGGTGTTCTCAAGACGTATGAGCAAGAGTTAACGATCAATTTCAAGCCAGATACAAAAGATGAATACCTGAAGAAATTAGATCTTTTAGAGTATCAAGCTCTTCAGTTGAAGGTTTCGAAAAGCATGTCGGGTGATTATTACGCCTTACGTACTAGCATTGACTACGTCCGGAATTGCCTTAATAGGGGTGTGCAGCCATACCAGCTACAAGGGGATGAGAGTAGTATTTAA
- a CDS encoding DUF3422 domain-containing protein has translation MRPYDHPDRRQLHDEVHARPPIALWPNERVLSQSFLLDASSRKTQIEWIQKLSAALGAPKDERDHSFKMLTLAPEPQRVLIKWELHGEFATIAAIVHNPVKITGPLLQSRLALEKSLDKLFQDLGCPIIVEAGGERISALDLAFEHRPLFSEAQEVSAIFGGNTVLGSYILLSKKAQLWTDLSLNEDGFISYFIPHDILGSRQAGRIARALAEAETYRMAAMIAFPVAKSLSMPLRSAESELADLSKSISQLQTEPGIHTEKDGQFLGELSHLASRAEQWISGYGLRFTASEAYSQLLSKNLYELAESPIPGVQSLSEFMDRRFQPAMGTCIWTQRRLKELSDRISRTTQTLRTRIEFVNEEQTQKLLASMDQRARLQLRLQETVESLSVLVLTYYAVSLLAYVAKGGKEAGLAIHPEIVAAIAAPVVAIVFLFISKRRRKRIVEMGKSL, from the coding sequence ATGAGACCTTATGATCACCCCGATAGAAGACAGTTGCACGATGAGGTCCATGCACGCCCCCCAATTGCGCTGTGGCCAAACGAAAGAGTGCTATCCCAATCTTTTCTGCTTGATGCGAGTTCTCGCAAAACTCAAATTGAATGGATTCAAAAGCTAAGCGCTGCATTAGGTGCGCCTAAGGATGAGCGGGACCACTCTTTCAAAATGTTGACCCTAGCTCCTGAGCCACAGAGGGTGCTGATCAAGTGGGAATTGCACGGAGAGTTTGCAACCATCGCGGCCATTGTGCATAACCCCGTCAAAATTACTGGACCTCTATTGCAGTCTCGCCTTGCTCTTGAAAAGAGTTTGGATAAATTATTTCAGGACCTAGGCTGCCCAATCATTGTTGAGGCGGGTGGAGAAAGAATTTCTGCCTTAGATCTTGCATTTGAGCATCGCCCTTTGTTTTCTGAGGCTCAAGAGGTCTCCGCTATTTTTGGTGGAAATACCGTATTGGGAAGCTACATTTTGTTGAGCAAGAAGGCTCAGCTATGGACGGATTTAAGTTTGAATGAAGATGGCTTCATCTCTTACTTTATTCCGCACGATATCTTAGGTTCGCGACAGGCTGGTCGCATAGCGCGAGCCCTTGCTGAGGCGGAAACCTATCGTATGGCAGCCATGATCGCATTCCCAGTAGCAAAGAGTCTCTCTATGCCACTCAGAAGCGCAGAGTCGGAATTGGCAGATCTTTCTAAGAGTATTTCTCAGCTCCAAACTGAGCCTGGTATCCATACTGAAAAGGATGGACAGTTTTTAGGTGAGCTTTCACATTTAGCCTCAAGAGCCGAGCAGTGGATTTCAGGCTATGGATTGCGATTTACTGCCTCCGAGGCATACAGTCAATTGCTCAGTAAAAACTTGTACGAGTTAGCAGAGTCTCCGATTCCCGGCGTGCAGTCTTTATCAGAGTTTATGGATCGGCGTTTTCAGCCTGCGATGGGCACCTGTATTTGGACTCAGCGTAGATTAAAAGAACTATCTGACCGTATCTCGAGAACAACTCAAACTTTGAGGACTCGCATTGAATTTGTAAATGAGGAGCAGACACAGAAATTGCTTGCTAGCATGGATCAGCGAGCTCGTTTGCAACTACGTTTGCAAGAGACGGTAGAGAGCTTATCGGTTCTGGTGTTGACTTACTATGCGGTTAGTCTATTAGCCTATGTCGCTAAAGGCGGCAAAGAGGCTGGTCTTGCCATTCATCCTGAGATTGTTGCTGCAATTGCAGCTCCAGTAGTGGCGATCGTCTTCTTGTTCATTAGTAAGCGACGACGTAAGCGAATAGTTGAGATGGGTAAATCTCTCTAG
- a CDS encoding NAD(P)/FAD-dependent oxidoreductase — MDRRHFIGHSAAAVGLLAGLSTQTKAATLQKAEILVIGGGYGGATAAKYLRLLSNNTARVTLIEPNTSFISCPMSNLVIGGSRTLAEITSPYDTLSKRHGIKIIQDSVSSIDADKKTVTLASGKTLRYDKAVVSPGISLNFNSVEGLAQANKDGVTLQAWKAGPETVALHKQIAAMREGGTFAISIPEAPYRCPPGPYERACQVANYLKQHNPKGKVLILDANQDVTSKGGLFKKVWAEQYTGIIEYRPKHNVVGVDAKTKTLKLEVADDVKADVLNVLPQMAAGEIAVKTGLANSNGRWVNVNFINFESTARKDIHVLGDSIQIAPTMPKSGHMANQHAKVAAAAIVAELSGWEVNPAPVVTNTCYSFVNSRDVVHVASVHQYDAEKKTFLPVKGAGGLSPAPTTLEGVYAWGWAHNIWADSLG; from the coding sequence ATGGATCGTCGACATTTTATAGGTCATAGCGCTGCAGCAGTAGGTCTACTTGCAGGGCTGTCTACTCAAACAAAAGCAGCTACTTTACAAAAAGCAGAAATTCTCGTTATCGGTGGCGGCTATGGTGGCGCTACTGCCGCCAAATATTTGCGCCTGCTGTCAAACAATACTGCGCGAGTGACTCTCATTGAGCCTAATACCTCATTTATCTCGTGCCCAATGTCCAACTTGGTTATTGGCGGCTCACGCACTCTAGCTGAAATCACATCACCTTATGACACACTGAGCAAGCGTCATGGCATCAAGATTATTCAAGACAGTGTCAGCAGTATTGATGCGGATAAGAAAACAGTAACCCTCGCCTCCGGCAAAACCTTGCGTTACGACAAAGCTGTCGTGTCTCCTGGCATATCGCTGAACTTCAATAGCGTTGAGGGTCTCGCCCAAGCCAACAAAGATGGTGTGACCCTACAAGCCTGGAAGGCGGGTCCTGAAACCGTTGCCCTACATAAACAAATCGCTGCTATGCGCGAAGGTGGTACTTTTGCAATCAGCATTCCAGAAGCGCCTTATCGCTGCCCTCCTGGACCTTATGAGCGCGCATGCCAGGTTGCCAATTACCTCAAGCAACATAACCCTAAAGGTAAGGTATTAATTCTGGATGCTAACCAGGACGTTACTTCTAAAGGGGGTTTATTTAAGAAGGTATGGGCCGAGCAGTACACTGGCATCATTGAATATCGACCAAAACATAATGTAGTTGGTGTAGACGCTAAAACCAAAACACTCAAATTGGAAGTTGCTGATGATGTGAAGGCTGATGTCTTGAATGTCTTGCCACAGATGGCTGCCGGTGAAATTGCCGTGAAGACAGGTCTAGCTAACTCTAATGGGCGCTGGGTGAATGTGAACTTCATCAACTTTGAATCGACAGCACGTAAGGATATTCACGTTTTGGGTGACTCGATTCAGATTGCTCCAACAATGCCAAAGTCAGGACATATGGCCAATCAGCACGCCAAGGTTGCAGCAGCAGCTATTGTTGCTGAACTCAGCGGCTGGGAAGTCAATCCAGCGCCTGTGGTCACCAATACTTGCTATAGCTTTGTTAATAGCAGAGATGTGGTTCACGTGGCTAGCGTGCATCAATATGATGCTGAGAAGAAAACCTTCTTGCCTGTTAAAGGAGCTGGTGGCCTCTCACCAGCACCAACCACCCTTGAGGGTGTTTATGCTTGGGGCTGGGCACACAATATCTGGGCAGACAGCTTGGGTTAA
- a CDS encoding c-type cytochrome, which translates to MTETIPMRVKYLKPILVASTLIGLSQWSGLSIAQTADQLYKRSLAATCANCHGTDGKGVVDGGMPLINNLTSQEMLAKLKAYKSGALEGTIMPQLAKGYTDEQLTTIANQLGKKQ; encoded by the coding sequence ATGACGGAGACTATTCCTATGCGAGTGAAGTACCTAAAACCTATTTTGGTGGCTAGCACACTCATTGGCTTAAGCCAATGGAGCGGGCTAAGCATTGCCCAAACAGCCGACCAACTATATAAACGCAGTCTCGCTGCAACCTGTGCTAATTGTCACGGTACAGATGGCAAAGGTGTAGTTGATGGCGGTATGCCCCTCATCAATAATTTGACCAGCCAAGAGATGCTGGCAAAACTCAAAGCCTACAAGTCTGGCGCCTTAGAGGGGACCATCATGCCCCAGCTAGCAAAAGGCTATACCGATGAACAACTCACCACAATTGCCAATCAACTTGGCAAGAAACAATAA
- a CDS encoding glycosyltransferase family 39 protein — MRGSFTYRNALFILLLGVFTYLYGLDSRFAPKNGDEYPYMHIVRMTADAGAWLPLQSEMDGIKNTKPPLVFWEGIASTTWGSDWSLFALRWPSVLYTGLTAFFLFIAVARFSGKKETGLLAAFVWLSFFASYRYGRPFLTDPPEVFWLSLPFFALLYWGKAAFESKLIFPILAGASFGMALLSKSFAYIVPAAFALGLFYWRWREWSVPKVLLKDLYKVILITLLALGVFALWFVLDPFPEAVWKEFVLGENAGKFEARSSHYLLDLVRGGDSIWMLALTTLANAGLFTFVLISALLQCWRERRFLSLEESLLLLLVLAFFIVFSLPSQRSGRYLLPVMPAFAVLIAIYWERLPLWGFRIALLLQLILLSALSWVGGNLQLSNFLGQPGIWNYSLWHWGFMGVSIALVLLGIFNRDRSKVIALAGCFLCYCALTTSLSPLEGALGRYSQTTIEDVAGKDVWVPCDYRAKDEEYLLLLPGAALHGYVAKDATQIDLLTSTYPLVAVQSAIGVEPALCASCKIVGKRMEMRARHSEAEIQAILRGHIGEHLFVNEYLISTPATMTLPLVGKDACR, encoded by the coding sequence ATGCGTGGCTCTTTTACTTACCGAAATGCACTTTTTATCTTACTTCTAGGTGTATTCACCTACTTGTATGGTTTAGATAGTCGCTTCGCCCCAAAAAATGGGGATGAATATCCCTACATGCACATAGTCCGAATGACTGCGGATGCTGGGGCTTGGCTGCCCCTTCAATCTGAGATGGATGGCATTAAAAATACTAAGCCACCCCTGGTATTTTGGGAGGGTATCGCCAGTACAACTTGGGGTAGTGATTGGAGTCTTTTCGCGCTGCGTTGGCCCAGCGTTCTGTATACCGGCTTAACAGCATTTTTCTTATTTATAGCAGTCGCTCGCTTTAGTGGAAAAAAGGAGACCGGCTTGCTAGCGGCTTTCGTATGGCTTTCTTTTTTTGCAAGCTATCGCTATGGTCGCCCATTCCTCACTGATCCCCCGGAAGTGTTTTGGTTGAGCTTGCCATTCTTTGCGCTGCTCTATTGGGGTAAAGCTGCTTTTGAATCTAAGTTGATCTTCCCAATCTTGGCGGGGGCTTCTTTCGGCATGGCCTTATTGTCAAAGTCCTTTGCTTACATTGTCCCTGCTGCGTTTGCCTTAGGCCTTTTTTACTGGCGCTGGCGCGAGTGGAGTGTTCCAAAAGTTTTATTGAAAGACTTATATAAAGTCATTTTGATTACTCTTCTTGCTCTGGGTGTATTCGCGCTCTGGTTTGTGCTGGACCCTTTTCCGGAGGCGGTTTGGAAAGAGTTTGTTCTGGGTGAGAACGCTGGTAAGTTTGAGGCGCGGAGCTCACATTACCTACTTGATCTAGTGCGTGGTGGGGATAGTATTTGGATGCTGGCCTTAACGACTCTAGCAAATGCCGGTCTATTCACCTTCGTGTTGATTTCTGCTTTGCTCCAATGTTGGCGAGAGCGTCGATTTTTATCGCTCGAAGAAAGCCTATTACTACTCTTGGTGTTGGCATTTTTTATTGTGTTTAGTTTGCCAAGTCAGCGCTCTGGTCGATATCTGCTGCCAGTGATGCCCGCATTTGCTGTCCTCATCGCAATCTACTGGGAGCGATTGCCTTTGTGGGGATTTCGGATTGCATTGCTTTTGCAGTTAATCTTGCTTTCTGCGCTTTCTTGGGTTGGCGGAAACTTACAGTTATCGAATTTCTTGGGACAGCCTGGCATTTGGAATTATTCCCTGTGGCATTGGGGATTTATGGGGGTTTCAATTGCCTTAGTCTTGCTAGGTATATTTAATCGGGATCGCAGCAAGGTCATTGCTTTGGCGGGATGCTTTCTTTGCTACTGCGCACTCACTACCAGTCTGTCACCTCTAGAGGGTGCTTTAGGTCGATACTCTCAAACCACTATTGAAGATGTTGCTGGAAAAGATGTTTGGGTACCTTGTGACTACCGCGCCAAAGATGAGGAGTATCTACTCTTATTGCCAGGTGCAGCATTGCATGGCTATGTGGCAAAGGATGCTACCCAGATTGATTTGCTAACTTCTACTTATCCATTGGTTGCTGTCCAGTCTGCTATTGGCGTAGAGCCGGCACTATGCGCATCGTGCAAGATCGTAGGCAAGCGTATGGAGATGCGGGCTCGGCATTCTGAGGCTGAGATTCAGGCGATACTGAGAGGTCATATTGGGGAACATCTATTTGTGAATGAATATTTAATTTCTACGCCTGCAACGATGACCTTGCCATTGGTGGGTAAGGACGCTTGTCGATGA
- a CDS encoding exo-alpha-sialidase: protein MSRVIAFCFLLLASVVGYLHIDSRPIWAPFASEYPVNSAQQADDNPQTVEDTKPAKNIKNITTAKIAQPSLRMDWLPDTGAPSVHAASLIALKDGAIRAFWFAGSREGAPDVVINTSVFDPQAAMWSAPTVVMDRVSAEKGLSRYIAKLGNPVPARMADGRMQLFFVTVSIGGWAGSSISSVISDDEGLTWGRPQRLISSPLINLSTLVKSPAITFTDGRLGLPAYHEWIGRFGEFLRIEASQVIDKRRMSSGRSAIQPVVFADGSQEASAFFRQTRPSSQPKQIPVSETKDAGQSWVVSKDLEIPNPNSALAALTLANGTKLMVLNNIEAARYRLVMVMCEPNSTQWRVIQVLEDDETLLNNLHREFSYPYLISANGEDAHLAYTWNRQKIKHVYFPAAWFKYAVSSLQEKDAQ from the coding sequence ATGAGTCGTGTGATTGCTTTTTGTTTTTTATTGCTTGCCTCAGTGGTAGGCTATCTGCATATTGATAGTCGCCCAATATGGGCCCCATTTGCAAGTGAATACCCTGTTAACAGTGCACAGCAAGCGGATGATAATCCTCAGACAGTCGAGGACACAAAGCCAGCTAAGAACATTAAAAATATTACGACAGCAAAGATTGCGCAGCCAAGCCTCAGAATGGATTGGTTACCAGATACCGGCGCTCCTTCAGTACATGCTGCCTCCTTAATTGCACTCAAGGATGGTGCGATTCGGGCTTTCTGGTTTGCAGGGAGTCGCGAGGGTGCACCAGATGTGGTGATTAATACTTCTGTGTTTGATCCACAGGCAGCTATGTGGAGTGCTCCAACTGTTGTAATGGATCGAGTTAGTGCAGAAAAGGGTCTGTCCCGTTACATTGCTAAATTAGGTAATCCCGTTCCAGCAAGAATGGCCGATGGTCGTATGCAGTTATTTTTTGTTACCGTATCGATCGGAGGTTGGGCAGGCAGTTCAATCTCTTCAGTGATTTCGGATGATGAGGGTTTGACTTGGGGTCGGCCCCAGCGCTTGATTAGCTCGCCCTTAATTAATCTCAGCACCTTGGTAAAGTCCCCAGCTATCACATTTACAGATGGACGCTTGGGTTTGCCTGCTTATCATGAATGGATTGGTCGCTTTGGGGAGTTCCTCAGAATCGAGGCAAGTCAGGTTATTGATAAACGACGTATGAGTTCTGGTAGAAGCGCGATTCAGCCTGTAGTTTTTGCTGATGGGTCGCAAGAGGCAAGTGCTTTTTTCCGTCAAACACGGCCAAGCTCCCAGCCAAAGCAAATCCCCGTCAGTGAAACCAAAGATGCTGGACAGTCTTGGGTTGTCTCAAAAGATCTCGAAATTCCCAATCCAAACTCTGCGCTTGCTGCACTCACTTTGGCTAATGGCACAAAATTAATGGTGCTCAATAATATTGAAGCAGCGCGTTATCGATTGGTAATGGTGATGTGTGAGCCAAACTCCACTCAATGGAGAGTAATTCAGGTGCTTGAAGATGATGAGACTTTGCTTAATAACTTGCATCGAGAATTCTCATACCCGTACTTAATATCTGCTAATGGTGAGGATGCCCATCTTGCCTATACCTGGAATAGACAAAAGATTAAGCACGTGTACTTTCCGGCTGCCTGGTTTAAATATGCTGTAAGCAGTCTTCAAGAAAAGGATGCGCAATGA
- a CDS encoding tripartite tricarboxylate transporter substrate binding protein, translating into MKLKKTIFAGIAAVVSASALLGSNIASAQKDWPTKSITLVVPFAAGGPTDSIARLIAVPMGQALGQTVVVENVPGAGGTIASTKVSRAAPDGYTIYIHHMGMATAQALYDKLPYDPMSSFDYIGQVADVPMVLLGKKDLPANNFKELEAYIKANGSKVTMANAGPGAVSQLCGLLFQSRLGVKLTNIPYKGTGPALTDLLGGQVDLLCDQTTQTIPYIKDGRVKAFGTTTMKRLPAIPNVPTLNEQGLKGFEVKVWHGVYTPKGVPQPILDKINAALKKALNTPDVKKRLEDSNIDIVPMEKVSSKGLKDHLEKEINVWGPVIRKANIPD; encoded by the coding sequence ATGAAATTAAAGAAAACTATATTCGCTGGAATTGCTGCAGTTGTTAGCGCCAGCGCTTTATTGGGCAGCAATATTGCATCCGCCCAAAAAGATTGGCCAACGAAATCTATTACTTTGGTTGTTCCATTTGCAGCTGGTGGCCCAACCGATTCCATCGCACGCTTAATTGCAGTGCCAATGGGTCAGGCTTTAGGTCAAACAGTGGTTGTTGAGAACGTTCCTGGCGCTGGCGGCACAATTGCTTCCACTAAGGTATCTCGTGCAGCTCCAGATGGCTACACAATTTATATTCACCACATGGGCATGGCTACAGCACAAGCCCTGTATGACAAGCTCCCGTACGATCCAATGTCCAGCTTTGACTACATCGGCCAAGTGGCTGATGTGCCAATGGTATTGCTCGGTAAAAAAGATTTGCCAGCAAACAACTTCAAAGAACTCGAAGCCTATATCAAAGCTAATGGTTCAAAAGTGACTATGGCTAACGCTGGTCCTGGCGCAGTATCACAACTATGCGGCCTCTTATTCCAAAGCCGTTTAGGCGTTAAGCTAACTAATATTCCTTACAAAGGAACTGGCCCTGCTTTAACAGACCTCTTGGGTGGTCAGGTTGATCTCTTGTGCGACCAAACTACACAAACCATTCCTTACATCAAGGATGGTCGCGTAAAAGCATTTGGTACAACAACAATGAAGCGTTTGCCTGCAATTCCTAACGTTCCTACTTTGAACGAACAAGGCCTCAAAGGCTTTGAAGTTAAAGTATGGCACGGTGTATACACTCCAAAAGGCGTTCCACAGCCAATCTTGGACAAAATCAATGCTGCTCTGAAGAAAGCATTGAATACACCTGACGTGAAGAAGCGTTTAGAAGATTCTAATATTGATATCGTGCCAATGGAAAAAGTATCTTCCAAAGGTCTCAAGGATCACCTTGAGAAAGAAATCAACGTCTGGGGTCCAGTCATTCGTAAAGCTAACATTCCAGATTAA
- a CDS encoding CoA ester lyase, which yields MNPLDTPLGFSSTFLFVPGTRPERFSKALDSGADGVIIDLEDAVAEEDKESARAAIRSAWPTFSAEQKKRLIIRSNSPGSHFYSADLILIQELDAPCLLIPKSESLDQINGAAQILPNTAIIPMIETAIGLDRLNEIANSEQVLRLALGNIDLQADLGMVCDAQETELQVARFQIVLASRLAQIAPPIDGVTTSTDNIERITDDSERAKRMGFGGKLCIHPKQVSLVKDSFMPTAAEVSWAHRVIEADKASKGGAVKLDGRMIDRPVVLLAQRTLAITGKP from the coding sequence ATGAACCCACTTGATACACCCCTTGGCTTTAGTAGCACATTCTTATTTGTTCCAGGCACACGCCCTGAGCGTTTTAGTAAAGCCTTGGACAGTGGCGCCGACGGTGTCATCATCGACCTAGAAGATGCAGTTGCCGAGGAAGACAAAGAGTCTGCACGCGCAGCTATTCGCTCTGCTTGGCCTACGTTTAGTGCAGAACAAAAAAAGCGCCTGATCATTCGATCAAATTCTCCTGGCAGCCATTTTTATTCAGCGGACCTGATCTTGATACAAGAATTAGATGCGCCTTGCCTATTAATTCCTAAGAGCGAATCTCTCGACCAAATTAATGGTGCAGCACAAATTCTGCCAAACACGGCAATCATTCCGATGATTGAGACTGCCATTGGACTTGATCGCCTTAATGAGATTGCAAACTCTGAGCAGGTGTTGCGCTTAGCATTAGGCAATATTGATTTACAAGCAGACTTAGGAATGGTCTGCGATGCACAAGAGACTGAACTACAAGTGGCACGCTTTCAGATTGTGTTGGCCTCACGCTTGGCACAGATTGCCCCTCCAATTGATGGGGTTACTACCTCTACTGACAATATTGAGCGCATCACAGATGATTCAGAGCGCGCAAAAAGAATGGGCTTTGGTGGCAAGCTATGCATCCACCCAAAACAAGTTTCCCTGGTGAAGGATTCCTTTATGCCTACCGCTGCAGAAGTCTCTTGGGCGCATCGCGTCATTGAAGCGGATAAAGCATCCAAGGGTGGCGCAGTGAAATTAGATGGACGCATGATTGATCGACCAGTGGTCTTATTGGCTCAAAGAACACTAGCCATTACTGGTAAACCCTAA